A region of Granulicella sibirica DNA encodes the following proteins:
- a CDS encoding DNA glycosylase AlkZ-like family protein — translation MAGKKSAAKKISAKKITAEASAPALVASPPQETFSAEQALCLFHPITAQWFRAVFDQPTAPQREGWPAIARGESTLILAPTGTGKTLTAFLWCLDKLMLRSPVTGPEPGCRVVYISPLKALAVDVERNLRSPLAGIANMAKREGVPFHTPEIAVRTGDTPQKERARFARHPGEILITTPESLYLMLTSQAGEALRTVETVIIDEIHALVPTKRGAHMALSLERLEALVAQTPGRRLQRIGLSATQRPLEEVARFLAGAEGATTEPLALPVTESITNTPLTPDSEGEVSGVLMEVAGQARTEADDARVETGGARYRPVTIVNAGARKLLDLRVEVPVEDMARLGEIQEQPSGPASQGPKRTSIWQSIHPRLLEIIRERTSTLIFVNARRVAERLAGAINDLAGEPIARAHHGSLAASQRTEIEELLKAGKIKALVATSSLELGIDMGAIDLVIQIEAPPSVASGMQRIGRAGHQVGAASSGIIFPKYRADLVACAAVTRAMHEGHVESTRFLRNPLDILAQQIVAIIAQPPLDVEAAERREKPKSDEDAAPGISYAGLYGIVRSAAPFAALSQGVFDGVLDMLAGRYPSDEFAELRPRITWDRQTNWLTPRKGVKMIAILNGGTIPDRGLYGVFLAGSHSKPIRVGELDEEMVFESRTGDTFILGASTWRIDEITHDRVLVTPAPGDPGKMPFWHGDRAGRPLEFGRRIGALMRELRDMPRSVAITTLIQEHDLDTLAAENLMRYLADQEHATQVVPDDRNIVIERVRDELGDWRMCCLTPFGSRIHAPWAMAVTARIRANGGPEVETMWSEDGFVVRFPETDEAPGIDQMLLEPEEAAELVLRQLGSTALFAAKFRESASRALLLPRRRGDGRTPLWQQRKRAYDLLSVASRYASFPILLEAYRECLRDVFDMPALMETLRLIATRTLRVHTVDSRTPSPFASALLFSYVANYIYDGDAPLAERRAQALSIDQDQLRELMGDADLRELLDLSAIEETEEQAQSTANGYQAKSTDGVHDLLLRLGDLTRAELRARTVDEATAESVAKLIRARRVIEVTVAGEKRFIAVEDAGRYRDAVGVPLPPGLPTAFLQDVPDALFDLIRRYGRTHGPFTTPECATRFGLPLESVEATMNRLVQVGRVVEGGFRPGGVHREWCDHEILRTIRRKSLARLRKEVEPVEQQTLARLFTRWQGVVQPRRGLDALLDVIENLQGAPIPASILETEILPARITAYKPADLDTLIAAGEVTWVGLEPIGERDGRIGLYLTERLSQLWPPTSTSKLEEGSRESQIVAYLRSHGASFFQQVHEGVGGGYPGETLEALWNLVWKGMLTNDAMHALRAYCERPATTKQPKRVHQQTGFRSRRTTPPTAQGRWALQEAAFAEARSGTDQSDTKWSHAIAQQLLTRYGVVFRETAHAENLPGGFSAIYDVMKALEESGKVRRGYFAADLGATQFAMPAAVDLLRSLRTTGDPGKSEMVQLAATDPANPYGALLKWPAAPDASSSLTRSVGAKVILCDGALVAYLRRTNPNIQLFLPEEEPARSNVTKNVAEFLVSRSQYEGGMLVTSINGTAIAEHWTAKPFLEAGFVAGAMGFNVRRTLPALPGR, via the coding sequence CGCCGTCCGCACCGGCGACACTCCCCAGAAGGAACGCGCCCGCTTCGCCCGCCACCCCGGCGAGATCCTCATCACCACGCCCGAGTCCCTCTACCTCATGCTCACCTCGCAGGCCGGCGAGGCTCTGCGCACCGTCGAGACCGTCATCATCGACGAGATTCACGCCCTCGTCCCCACCAAGCGCGGAGCCCACATGGCGCTCTCGCTCGAACGCCTCGAGGCCCTCGTCGCCCAGACCCCCGGCCGCCGCCTCCAGCGCATCGGCCTCTCCGCCACACAACGCCCTCTCGAAGAGGTAGCCCGCTTCCTCGCTGGAGCCGAAGGTGCCACCACCGAGCCCCTCGCTCTCCCTGTAACCGAATCGATTACAAATACGCCTTTGACCCCGGATTCCGAGGGCGAAGTCTCCGGCGTCCTCATGGAGGTAGCCGGACAAGCCCGCACCGAAGCCGATGACGCCCGTGTCGAAACCGGCGGAGCCCGCTACCGTCCCGTCACCATCGTCAACGCCGGAGCCCGCAAGCTCCTCGACCTCCGCGTCGAGGTCCCCGTCGAAGACATGGCCCGCCTCGGCGAGATCCAGGAGCAGCCCAGCGGCCCAGCCTCGCAGGGCCCAAAGCGCACGAGCATCTGGCAATCCATCCACCCGCGCCTCCTCGAGATCATCCGCGAGCGCACCTCCACCCTTATCTTCGTCAACGCCCGCCGCGTCGCAGAGCGCCTCGCCGGAGCCATCAACGACCTCGCTGGCGAACCCATCGCCCGCGCCCACCATGGCTCTCTCGCAGCCTCGCAACGCACCGAGATCGAAGAACTCCTCAAAGCCGGAAAGATCAAAGCCCTCGTCGCGACGTCCTCGCTCGAGCTCGGCATCGACATGGGAGCCATTGACCTCGTCATCCAGATCGAAGCCCCGCCCTCCGTCGCCAGCGGCATGCAGCGCATCGGACGAGCCGGCCATCAGGTCGGAGCCGCCTCCTCCGGCATCATCTTCCCCAAGTACCGTGCCGACCTCGTCGCCTGCGCCGCCGTCACCCGTGCCATGCACGAGGGCCACGTCGAATCCACCCGCTTCCTCCGCAACCCGCTCGACATCCTCGCCCAGCAGATCGTCGCCATCATCGCCCAGCCCCCGCTCGACGTCGAAGCCGCCGAACGCCGCGAAAAGCCGAAATCAGACGAAGACGCCGCCCCGGGTATCAGCTACGCCGGGCTCTACGGCATCGTCCGCAGTGCAGCCCCCTTCGCCGCCCTCAGCCAGGGAGTCTTCGACGGCGTCCTCGACATGCTCGCAGGCCGCTACCCTTCGGACGAGTTCGCCGAACTCCGCCCCCGCATCACCTGGGACCGCCAGACCAACTGGCTCACCCCGCGCAAGGGCGTCAAGATGATCGCCATCCTCAACGGCGGCACCATCCCCGACCGCGGCCTCTACGGCGTCTTCCTCGCAGGCTCGCACTCGAAGCCCATCCGCGTCGGCGAACTCGACGAGGAGATGGTCTTCGAGTCCCGCACCGGCGACACCTTCATCCTCGGAGCCTCCACCTGGCGCATCGACGAGATCACCCACGATCGCGTCCTCGTCACCCCCGCACCCGGCGACCCTGGCAAGATGCCCTTCTGGCACGGCGACCGCGCCGGACGCCCGCTTGAGTTCGGCCGCCGCATAGGCGCCCTCATGCGCGAACTCCGCGACATGCCCCGCAGCGTCGCCATCACCACCCTCATCCAGGAGCACGACCTCGACACCCTCGCCGCCGAGAACCTGATGCGCTACCTCGCCGATCAGGAACACGCCACCCAGGTCGTTCCCGACGACCGCAACATCGTCATCGAGCGCGTCCGCGACGAACTCGGCGACTGGCGCATGTGCTGCCTCACCCCCTTCGGCTCCCGCATCCACGCCCCCTGGGCCATGGCCGTCACCGCCCGCATCCGCGCCAATGGCGGCCCCGAAGTCGAAACCATGTGGTCTGAAGACGGCTTCGTCGTTCGCTTTCCCGAGACCGACGAAGCCCCCGGCATCGACCAGATGCTTCTAGAGCCCGAAGAAGCCGCCGAACTCGTCCTCCGCCAGCTCGGCTCGACCGCCCTCTTCGCCGCCAAGTTCCGCGAAAGCGCTTCCCGCGCCCTTCTTCTCCCACGTCGCCGTGGCGACGGGCGCACCCCCCTCTGGCAGCAACGCAAGCGTGCCTACGATCTCCTCTCCGTCGCCTCCCGCTACGCGTCCTTCCCGATTCTCCTCGAGGCCTATCGCGAGTGCCTCCGCGACGTATTCGACATGCCCGCCCTCATGGAGACGCTGCGCCTCATCGCCACTCGCACCCTCCGCGTCCACACGGTCGACTCCCGCACTCCGTCCCCCTTCGCCTCCGCCCTTCTCTTCAGCTACGTCGCCAACTACATCTACGACGGCGACGCCCCCCTCGCAGAACGCCGCGCCCAGGCCCTCTCCATCGACCAGGACCAGCTTCGCGAGCTCATGGGCGACGCCGACCTCCGCGAACTCCTCGACCTTAGCGCCATCGAAGAGACCGAAGAGCAGGCCCAGTCCACCGCCAACGGCTACCAGGCAAAGTCCACCGACGGCGTCCACGACCTTCTTCTCCGCCTCGGTGACCTCACCCGCGCCGAACTTCGCGCCCGCACCGTAGACGAAGCCACCGCCGAGAGCGTAGCAAAACTCATTCGCGCCCGCCGCGTCATCGAGGTCACCGTCGCAGGCGAGAAGCGCTTCATCGCGGTCGAAGACGCAGGCCGCTACCGCGATGCCGTTGGCGTCCCCCTGCCGCCCGGCCTGCCAACCGCCTTCCTGCAGGACGTTCCTGACGCCCTCTTCGATCTCATCCGCCGCTATGGCCGCACCCACGGCCCCTTCACCACACCCGAGTGCGCCACGCGCTTCGGCCTTCCGCTCGAAAGCGTCGAAGCCACCATGAACCGACTCGTGCAGGTAGGCCGCGTCGTCGAGGGAGGCTTCCGCCCCGGCGGAGTCCACCGCGAGTGGTGCGATCACGAGATCCTCCGGACGATTCGGCGCAAATCCCTCGCCCGTCTGCGCAAGGAGGTCGAGCCTGTCGAGCAGCAGACGCTCGCCCGCCTCTTCACCCGCTGGCAGGGAGTCGTCCAGCCACGCCGTGGTCTCGACGCCCTCCTCGACGTCATCGAAAACCTTCAGGGCGCACCCATCCCCGCCTCCATCCTCGAAACCGAGATCCTCCCCGCGCGCATCACCGCCTACAAACCCGCCGACCTCGACACCCTCATCGCCGCTGGTGAGGTCACATGGGTCGGACTCGAACCCATCGGCGAGCGCGACGGGCGTATCGGCCTCTACCTCACCGAACGCCTCTCGCAACTCTGGCCCCCAACCTCCACCTCCAAACTCGAAGAAGGCAGTCGCGAATCGCAGATCGTCGCCTACCTGCGCAGCCACGGAGCCTCTTTCTTTCAGCAGGTTCACGAGGGCGTTGGCGGCGGCTACCCCGGCGAGACCCTCGAAGCCCTCTGGAACCTCGTCTGGAAGGGCATGCTCACCAACGACGCGATGCACGCTCTCCGCGCCTACTGCGAGCGCCCCGCCACCACAAAGCAGCCAAAGCGCGTTCACCAGCAAACCGGCTTCCGCTCCCGCCGCACCACACCGCCAACGGCCCAAGGCCGCTGGGCGCTCCAGGAAGCGGCCTTCGCGGAAGCTCGTTCGGGCACGGACCAGAGCGACACAAAATGGAGCCACGCCATCGCCCAGCAACTCCTCACCCGCTACGGCGTCGTCTTCCGTGAGACTGCCCACGCCGAAAACCTCCCTGGCGGCTTCTCCGCCATCTACGACGTCATGAAAGCCCTCGAGGAAAGCGGCAAAGTCCGTCGCGGTTACTTCGCCGCCGACCTCGGAGCAACCCAGTTCGCCATGCCTGCCGCCGTCGACCTCCTCCGCTCCCTCCGCACCACGGGGGACCCGGGCAAGTCCGAGATGGTCCAGCTAGCCGCCACCGACCCCGCAAACCCGTACGGTGCCCTCCTCAAGTGGCCCGCAGCCCCGGACGCAAGCAGTTCGCTCACCCGAAGCGTGGGAGCAAAGGTCATCCTGTGCGACGGAGCGCTGGTCGCCTACCTTCGCCGCACCAATCCAAACATTCAGCTCTTCCTCCCCGAGGAGGAGCCCGCCCGGTCAAACGTAACGAAGAACGTCGCCGAATTCCTCGTCAGCCGAAGCCAGTACGAAGGCGGCATGCTCGTCACCTCGATCAACGGGACCGCCATCGCCGAACACTGGACGGCCAAACCCTTTCTCGAAGCAGGCTTTGTAGCCGGAGCCATGGGCTTCAACGTGCGCCGAACCCTGCCCGCACTGCCCGGTCGCTAA
- a CDS encoding Fpg/Nei family DNA glycosylase: MPLPKVGGTTGKENMPEGDTIYRAARAMQRVLEGKIVTAFDTGLALLARQNDEAPLAGRTIEKVEARGKWCLIHFSGDLILITHMLMSGSWHLYRTGEKWWMGKDRMRVAISVEGWQAIGFNIPVAEFHTARSLERHSQIPKLGIDILSDDYTVESGVAALTRHATEHPEAEIAVALLNQRVMAGLGNVYKSEVAFAAGVNPFRAMRTITPKEMEVMAEVSQRYMKANVMDGSGDGIVTYSGNRRTTHAMDREERLWVYGRHGQECRRCGATIMTRKQGEQARSTWWCPDCQPWIGSAGSHEPPPVGKVEKPFGGKRRKSSC, encoded by the coding sequence ATGCCTTTACCCAAGGTGGGGGGGACCACCGGAAAGGAAAATATGCCCGAAGGCGACACAATCTACCGCGCCGCTCGCGCGATGCAACGAGTCCTCGAAGGAAAGATCGTAACCGCCTTCGACACCGGCCTCGCCCTCCTCGCCCGCCAGAACGACGAAGCCCCTCTCGCAGGCCGCACCATCGAGAAGGTCGAAGCAAGAGGGAAGTGGTGCCTCATCCACTTCTCCGGCGACCTCATCCTCATCACCCACATGCTCATGAGTGGAAGCTGGCACCTCTATCGCACCGGCGAGAAGTGGTGGATGGGCAAAGACCGTATGCGCGTTGCGATCTCCGTCGAAGGCTGGCAAGCCATCGGCTTCAACATCCCGGTCGCCGAGTTCCACACCGCCCGCTCCCTTGAGCGCCACTCCCAGATCCCCAAACTAGGCATCGACATCCTCTCGGACGACTACACCGTCGAATCCGGAGTAGCGGCGCTCACCCGCCACGCCACCGAGCACCCCGAAGCCGAGATCGCCGTAGCCCTCCTGAACCAGCGCGTGATGGCCGGCCTCGGCAACGTCTACAAGAGCGAGGTAGCCTTCGCCGCTGGAGTCAACCCCTTCCGTGCCATGCGCACCATCACGCCAAAGGAGATGGAGGTGATGGCCGAAGTCTCCCAGCGCTACATGAAGGCCAACGTGATGGACGGCTCCGGCGACGGCATCGTCACCTACTCCGGCAACCGCCGCACCACCCACGCCATGGACCGCGAGGAGCGCCTCTGGGTCTACGGACGCCATGGCCAGGAGTGCCGCCGCTGCGGCGCCACCATCATGACCCGCAAGCAGGGCGAACAGGCCCGCAGCACCTGGTGGTGCCCCGACTGCCAGCCTTGGATAGGATCGGCCGGCTCGCACGAGCCTCCGCCGGTCGGCAAAGTCGAAAAGCCCTTCGGCGGCAAGCGGCGAAAGAGCAGTTGCTAG
- a CDS encoding undecaprenyl-diphosphate phosphatase has translation MGNMPIQLIQVILLAIVQGLAELLPVSSSAHVVVAEKLMHLDPSTPEMTLLLVMLHTGTMFAVIVYFWKRWQKTYFSSAAAFKGFLVPLVAATALTVIIGYPLQKVVAKVAMPGAEKAEIEELFKRLDIIAPALFAAGVLILIAGLRERRQISEAAAEDEGATLTMPQSLWIGAIQGICIPFRGFSRSGATISTGMLAGAAREKAERFSFALAVVLTPPVVFVEVHRLLKATKEAAAAGTPIDLHATLMMSLLGAVFAFLAGLVALKWLSSWLESGKWYLFGIYCLVASGVVFYLHTQGY, from the coding sequence ATGGGTAATATGCCAATTCAGCTTATCCAGGTCATCCTCCTTGCGATCGTTCAAGGACTCGCCGAACTTCTGCCCGTTTCGAGCTCCGCCCACGTCGTCGTCGCCGAGAAGCTGATGCACCTCGATCCGAGCACGCCGGAGATGACGCTCCTGCTGGTGATGCTGCATACCGGCACGATGTTTGCCGTGATTGTGTATTTCTGGAAGCGGTGGCAGAAGACGTACTTTTCGAGCGCGGCGGCGTTCAAGGGGTTCCTCGTTCCTCTGGTTGCGGCGACAGCGCTTACCGTAATCATCGGTTATCCGCTGCAGAAGGTCGTCGCGAAGGTGGCTATGCCCGGCGCGGAAAAGGCAGAGATTGAGGAGCTCTTCAAGCGGCTAGACATCATTGCTCCGGCACTGTTTGCTGCGGGCGTGCTTATCCTGATCGCTGGTCTGCGGGAGCGGCGGCAGATCTCCGAAGCGGCTGCCGAGGATGAGGGTGCGACGCTGACCATGCCACAGTCGCTTTGGATCGGGGCGATCCAGGGCATCTGCATTCCCTTTCGCGGGTTTTCGCGGTCGGGTGCGACGATTTCGACCGGAATGCTTGCGGGTGCCGCGCGCGAGAAGGCCGAACGTTTTTCGTTTGCTCTTGCCGTTGTGCTGACACCCCCCGTTGTCTTCGTCGAAGTGCATCGGCTGCTGAAGGCTACGAAGGAAGCGGCAGCGGCGGGTACGCCGATCGATCTGCATGCCACGCTGATGATGAGCCTGCTTGGTGCGGTGTTCGCGTTTCTAGCGGGCCTTGTGGCGCTGAAGTGGCTTTCAAGCTGGCTGGAGTCGGGCAAGTGGTATCTGTTCGGGATCTACTGCCTGGTTGCGTCCGGCGTTGTCTTTTACCTGCATACGCAGGGCTACTAG
- a CDS encoding tetratricopeptide repeat protein has protein sequence MRLASISTLTLALLIPCALVAQKPSKKDARSGYDRSARATLLHPANVYVAADENAQKSALVNPGHEVVISEHSGGWVRVFANTDIQDDINDDEKPEFADDDPTPQSGWIRDKGIITPTTPNGDAILYGSAANYEAAAAEPHAPVDAATSAHLLYRRVATYFPQSPLAAEAAWRSADIRWQIDKRDQSSLPSAKEQDASLRPGLFEGELKYVIKKFPNSPQAAKAAYEMLDNKLCGDWQGLPKCPEIESGLYEKYAARFQGGPRTAEALYEATFRQGTLVSMYEVEENHKKSEAAAAHTQALAQQLQAQYPQSDFTPRAESIAYRVAQNIPIYGNDRD, from the coding sequence ATGCGCCTCGCATCCATTTCGACTCTTACGCTTGCCCTGCTGATTCCTTGCGCGCTCGTGGCGCAGAAGCCTTCGAAGAAGGATGCCCGCTCTGGCTATGACCGCTCGGCGCGGGCTACGCTTCTGCATCCGGCTAACGTCTACGTTGCGGCAGATGAGAACGCGCAGAAGTCCGCGCTCGTGAACCCCGGACACGAGGTCGTGATCTCGGAGCACTCGGGTGGATGGGTGAGGGTGTTCGCCAATACCGACATCCAGGACGACATCAACGACGACGAGAAGCCGGAGTTCGCGGATGACGATCCGACCCCGCAGTCGGGGTGGATTCGGGACAAGGGCATCATCACACCGACGACGCCAAATGGGGATGCGATCCTCTACGGCTCGGCGGCCAACTATGAGGCTGCGGCCGCTGAGCCACATGCCCCAGTCGATGCGGCAACGTCGGCGCATTTGCTGTATCGCCGTGTGGCCACTTACTTTCCGCAATCGCCGCTCGCTGCCGAGGCGGCCTGGCGGTCGGCGGATATCCGGTGGCAGATCGATAAGCGCGACCAATCGTCGCTCCCTTCGGCCAAGGAGCAGGATGCGAGTTTGCGTCCGGGACTCTTTGAGGGTGAGTTGAAGTACGTCATCAAGAAGTTCCCGAACTCTCCGCAAGCGGCTAAGGCGGCTTACGAGATGCTCGATAACAAGCTGTGCGGGGACTGGCAAGGCTTGCCGAAGTGTCCGGAGATCGAGTCGGGGCTGTACGAGAAGTACGCAGCGAGGTTCCAGGGCGGACCAAGGACGGCAGAGGCGCTGTACGAGGCGACGTTCCGGCAGGGGACGCTGGTCTCGATGTACGAGGTCGAGGAGAACCATAAGAAGTCGGAGGCGGCGGCCGCGCATACACAGGCGCTGGCGCAGCAGCTTCAGGCGCAGTATCCGCAGTCAGACTTTACGCCCAGGGCGGAGTCCATCGCGTACCGGGTGGCCCAGAATATTCCGATTTACGGCAACGACCGCGATTAG
- a CDS encoding threonine ammonia-lyase, which translates to MALVTLGDIRSAQIRIAPAAVRTPLVQLSNGIFVKDESAQPIGSFKLRGAYNRIALLAEEDPDALRRGVITYSSGNHAQGVAYAARALGTKAVIVMPENAPTVKIEATRELGAEVVFVGSASSARKLKAEELAEAHGYTIVPPYDDPAVIAGQATCGVEILEQVAEAGEDPSDLLILSPVSGGGLLSGTATGVKLLSPTTQVWGAEPELAADATESFQSGTLVEWPAASTTRTIADGLRTQSLGLTNFEHILKYVDGIVTVSEDQIFQAMRFYLATTTLVPEPSGAVTLAAAMHRGDGLPKARNVVVILSGGNLDPALRESFESETAAGRV; encoded by the coding sequence ATGGCTCTTGTCACGCTCGGCGACATCCGCTCCGCTCAGATACGCATCGCTCCCGCGGCAGTACGCACGCCGCTGGTTCAGCTTTCGAACGGCATCTTCGTCAAGGATGAGTCGGCGCAACCGATCGGCTCGTTCAAGCTGCGCGGAGCTTACAACCGGATTGCGCTTCTGGCGGAGGAGGATCCAGATGCGCTTCGTCGCGGAGTGATTACGTATTCGAGCGGAAACCACGCGCAAGGGGTGGCTTATGCTGCGCGGGCGCTGGGGACAAAGGCTGTGATCGTAATGCCGGAGAATGCTCCTACGGTGAAGATCGAGGCTACGCGCGAGCTTGGGGCGGAGGTCGTCTTCGTCGGCTCGGCGAGTTCGGCGCGGAAGCTGAAGGCGGAGGAACTCGCCGAAGCGCATGGATATACGATCGTTCCGCCGTATGACGATCCGGCGGTCATCGCGGGGCAGGCTACGTGCGGGGTCGAGATTCTGGAGCAGGTTGCCGAGGCCGGGGAGGATCCATCGGATCTACTGATTCTGTCGCCGGTAAGTGGGGGAGGATTGCTGAGCGGGACGGCTACCGGAGTGAAGCTGCTTTCGCCGACGACACAGGTTTGGGGTGCTGAGCCGGAACTTGCGGCTGATGCGACGGAGTCGTTTCAGTCGGGGACGCTGGTCGAGTGGCCGGCAGCGAGTACGACCCGCACGATCGCTGACGGGCTGCGGACGCAATCGCTTGGGCTGACGAACTTCGAGCACATTCTGAAGTATGTCGATGGGATCGTGACTGTGTCCGAGGACCAGATCTTCCAGGCGATGCGGTTTTACCTGGCGACCACGACGCTGGTTCCGGAGCCATCGGGCGCGGTGACGCTGGCGGCGGCGATGCATCGGGGCGACGGGCTTCCGAAAGCGAGGAACGTGGTCGTGATTCTGAGCGGCGGCAATCTTGATCCGGCGCTTCGCGAGTCGTTTGAGTCCGAAACAGCCGCAGGCCGCGTCTAA
- the ruvX gene encoding Holliday junction resolvase RuvX, with product MAEIGWRTYTSAMKDGRVMALDVGTARVGVALTDPLGYTAQPLLTLWRKGRGEDMRSLLRLVRKHEIVRIVVGNPLHMSGDVSPWAKKVQEFADELGRRAAVPVEMWDERLSSVAAHEILDEAGHDKRDRKDIIDQVAAVVILRGWMEVREQAAARAARVAQIDAASRE from the coding sequence ATGGCCGAGATTGGGTGGCGGACGTACACTTCTGCCATGAAGGACGGGCGGGTGATGGCGTTGGATGTGGGAACGGCGCGAGTCGGCGTGGCGTTGACCGATCCACTCGGGTATACGGCGCAGCCTCTGCTAACACTGTGGCGGAAAGGGCGTGGCGAGGATATGCGCAGCCTCCTTCGCCTGGTTCGCAAGCATGAGATCGTGCGAATTGTGGTGGGGAATCCACTGCACATGTCGGGCGACGTAAGCCCGTGGGCGAAGAAGGTGCAGGAGTTCGCGGACGAGCTTGGGCGGCGGGCGGCGGTGCCAGTGGAGATGTGGGACGAGCGGCTTAGCTCTGTGGCAGCTCACGAGATCCTGGATGAGGCGGGCCATGACAAGCGGGATCGCAAAGACATTATCGATCAGGTAGCGGCGGTAGTGATCCTGCGGGGGTGGATGGAGGTTCGCGAGCAAGCGGCGGCACGGGCTGCGCGGGTGGCGCAAATCGACGCGGCTTCAAGAGAATAG